In one Methylobacterium sp. SyP6R genomic region, the following are encoded:
- a CDS encoding PGN_0703 family putative restriction endonuclease, with protein sequence MDITAHLPSAADTDTLAAAARAVLDPSGLGPIDRVPLIPEAARRRHRVFVPADHRFKAAARFMQALWREDRGLAIGTHVNRHEPHRPRRLGSRISTAAGALGANFLHPDIVPVVTRALAYREPSAAYDIDRLKTNLLSSQPLAFNLFGLLARDPALATRFVTEFLPGTLTEVTDILFEHSPGRGDPRFTADRTAYDVVLRGRDTTGARGLICIEIKYSEPGHEPAPPPHPRHTQIAHATPGLLVDPEAPTLTSATCQQFYRQHCLASAMLTAGLADTATLAFIAPTHNQSAHAAAATYRRHLTDPQTGPIPFVPTTLEHAFAAIATAGLPDHARALHRRYTDWWLVDGELDLAAASTPAEATVSPITDTSALRRMQTRAPRRRPSRSPGLPVSRAV encoded by the coding sequence ATGGACATCACCGCACACCTGCCTTCCGCCGCCGACACCGACACCCTCGCAGCGGCCGCCCGCGCTGTTCTTGACCCCTCCGGCCTCGGCCCCATCGACCGCGTACCTCTCATCCCCGAGGCCGCCCGCCGCCGACACCGCGTCTTCGTCCCCGCCGACCACCGCTTCAAGGCCGCCGCCCGCTTCATGCAGGCACTCTGGCGCGAGGACCGCGGCCTCGCGATCGGCACCCACGTCAATCGCCACGAGCCGCACCGCCCCCGGCGCCTCGGCTCACGCATCTCGACCGCGGCCGGCGCGCTCGGCGCCAACTTCCTTCATCCAGACATCGTCCCGGTGGTCACGCGCGCGCTCGCCTACCGTGAGCCGAGCGCGGCCTACGACATCGACCGCCTCAAGACGAACCTGCTGTCCTCCCAGCCGCTGGCCTTCAACCTGTTCGGCCTGCTCGCCCGCGACCCCGCACTGGCCACCCGCTTCGTCACGGAGTTCCTGCCGGGGACGCTGACGGAGGTCACCGACATACTGTTCGAGCACTCGCCGGGCCGCGGCGACCCGCGTTTCACGGCCGACCGCACCGCCTACGACGTCGTCTTGCGCGGCCGGGACACGACCGGCGCACGCGGCCTGATCTGCATCGAGATCAAGTACAGCGAGCCCGGCCACGAGCCCGCGCCCCCACCCCACCCGCGGCACACGCAGATCGCGCACGCCACCCCGGGCCTGCTCGTGGACCCCGAGGCTCCGACCCTGACAAGCGCCACCTGTCAGCAATTCTACCGCCAGCACTGCCTCGCGAGCGCGATGCTGACAGCCGGACTCGCGGACACGGCGACCCTGGCCTTCATCGCCCCCACCCACAACCAGTCTGCGCACGCCGCGGCGGCGACCTACCGGCGCCACCTCACGGACCCGCAGACGGGCCCAATACCGTTCGTGCCCACGACGCTGGAGCACGCGTTCGCGGCCATAGCGACCGCCGGCCTCCCGGACCACGCCCGCGCCCTTCACCGTCGCTACACCGACTGGTGGCTCGTCGACGGCGAACTCGACCTCGCCGCAGCAAGCACACCTGCTGAGGCCACCGTGTCCCCCATAACCGACACCTCGGCGTTGCGTCGCATGCAGACCCGAGCGCCACGCCGGCGCCCGAGCCGTTCTCCTGGGCTGCCCGTCTCGCGCGCAGTCTGA